The following coding sequences are from one Mesorhizobium onobrychidis window:
- a CDS encoding TRAP transporter small permease subunit, translated as MAGLLTLSRTIDRVNEFIGKWVSWLILLAILVSAANAVIRKTFDMSSNAWLELQWYLFGAAFMLAAAYTLKQNDHIRIDIVYGMFSRRVQHWIDLLGHLFFLMPFVTLMVIYFVPYVSLSFRSGEMSNNSGGLIIWPAKAILLAGFFLLALQGISEIIKKIAIMRGDMDDPTPFISVHEQAELEAKALAEEVRS; from the coding sequence ATGGCAGGGCTTCTCACTCTATCCAGAACCATTGACCGGGTGAACGAATTCATCGGCAAATGGGTGTCGTGGCTGATCCTGCTGGCAATCCTGGTCAGCGCCGCCAATGCCGTCATCCGCAAGACCTTCGACATGTCGTCGAACGCCTGGCTGGAACTGCAATGGTATTTGTTCGGCGCCGCCTTCATGCTGGCCGCCGCCTACACGCTGAAGCAGAACGACCATATCCGCATCGACATCGTCTACGGCATGTTCTCGCGCCGCGTGCAGCACTGGATCGACCTTCTCGGTCACCTTTTTTTCCTGATGCCGTTCGTGACGCTGATGGTGATCTATTTCGTACCCTATGTGTCGCTCTCGTTTCGCAGCGGCGAAATGTCGAACAATTCCGGCGGGCTGATCATCTGGCCGGCAAAGGCGATCCTGCTGGCCGGCTTTTTCCTGCTCGCGCTCCAGGGCATCTCCGAGATCATCAAGAAGATCGCCATCATGCGCGGCGACATGGACGATCCCACGCCGTTCATATCGGTGCATGAGCAGGCCGAGCTCGAAGCGAAGGCGCTCGCCGAAGAGGTGCGCTCGTGA